The Bacteroidota bacterium region CCTCTCCCAAGGGAGAGGGGACGGGGGTGAGGGCATCTGGGATGCCACTCGTCCTATAACTTTTGATGCAAAAATTCTTTTCCTCACCTGGAAAGATGAAGAAGGAAAATCCACAATGTGGCATTCCTCTGCACACCTCATGGCAGAAGCGCTGGAAGTGTTTTATCCCGGAGTGAAGTTCGGTATCGGTCCGCCTGTGGAAGGTGGTTTTTATTATGATGTTGACCTCGGTGACAAAACAATTTCATCGGAAGATTTTAAAAAGATAGAAGATAAAATACTGGAACTCGCCCGTCAGAAAAATCCGTATGTGCGAAAAGAAGTTTCTAAAAAAGATGCACTCGAGTATTTCAAAAAGAAAGGAGACGAATACAAACTCGAACTCATCAATGAACTGCAGGACGGTCAAATCACTTTTTATCAGCAAGGAAATTTTGTTGACCTCTGCCGCGGTCCGCACATACCCAACACAGGTTTCATTAAGGCGGTGAAGCTGATGAACATCGCTGGCGCATACTGGCGAGGTGATGAAAGCAAAAAACAATTGACCCGCATCTACGGAATCACTTTCCCTGCTCAGAAAGAACTGGAAGAGCATTTGAAGATGCTTGAAGAAGCCAAGAAGCGCGACCACCGCAAACTCGGAAAAGAACTAAAGATTTTTACGTTCGATGACGATGTGGGTCCCGGTCTTCCGCTGTGGTTACCGAACGGGGCTGTGATAATCGAACAACTGGAAACTCTGGCGAAGAATGCAGAAGAGAAAGGGGGCTACAAGCGGGTTCGCACTCCGCATATCGCAAAAGAATCTTTGTACCTCACCAGCGGACATCTCCCCTATTATGCCGAGAGCATGTTTCCGCCAATGGATATGGACGGGGAAAAATATTATCTCAAGGCAATGAACTGTCCGCATCATCACAAGATTTTTGCAGCGCTTAATTCAAGTTACAAAGACCTTCCGCTTCGTCTCGCTGAATACGGTACTGTTTATCGCTACGAACAATCAGGAGAACTTTTCGGATTGATGCGTGTACGCTCCATGCAGATGAACGATGCGCACATCTATTGCACCAAAGAGCAGTTTGCCCAGGAGTTCATTGCCGTAAATGAAATGTATCTGAAATATTTTAAAATATTCGGAATAGAAAAATACGTGATGCGTTTCTCCACTCACTCTCCTGAAAAACTCGGAAAGAAATATGTGAACGAACCTGAATTATGGCTTCAGACAGAAGACATGGTGAGAAAAGTATTGATTGATTCCAAAATCCCCTATAAGGAAGTTCCTGACGAAGGCGCTTTTTACGGACCAAAAATTGACGTTCAGATATTTAGTACTATCGGAAGAGAATTCACTCTTGCCACCAATCAGGTTGATTTCGCTCAGCCGAAACGTTTCGGGCTATCTTATATAAATTCTCAAAACCAGAACGAAACACCCATCTGTATTCATCGCGCACCGCTCGGCACTCACGAACGTTTTATTGGCTTTCTGACGGAACATTACGCGGGTAATTTTCCTGTGTGGTTAGCACCCGAACAAGTTGCTATTCTCCCTATAAGCGACAAGTTCAACGGGTATGCAAAAAATATCCTCGATTTACTTAAAAAGTATTACATTCGCGCCTCTTTTGACGACCGTAGCGAAAAAATTGGAAAGAAGATACGCGATGCAGAGATGATGAAGGTTCCTTACATGATGATTATCGGAGAAAAGGAAATTGATTCCGGCTCCGTTTCAGTAAGAAAACATGGACAGGGAGATTTAGGAATGCAAAATGCCGAAGAGTTCGCGCAGAAGTTGAAAGAGGAAGTTGACAGAATAATTCAATTTGAAGTATAAACAGAAACATTCACCCCGTAGGATAATCCCGTTGAACTACGAGTGAAAAGAAAAAACAAATATCCAACGGGGTAAACTAATTTTTAAAAACCATCGCAGCACCATTTTACAGACCAAGACCCTTTCAGCCAAGAGGCGGAAGATTTCAGAAACGGGAAGACCTGCACAAGATAAACGGGAGGATCACGCATCCTCAAGTCAGAGTAGTCGGAGAAGGAATAGAAGCAAGAGTTGTTTCAATTGAAGAAGCACTCCGAATAGCAGCAGACGCGGGAGTTGATTTAGTGGAAATTTCATCAGAAGCAACTCCGCCTGTTTGCAAAGTGATTGACTATAAAAAGTTCTTATACGAGCTAAAGAGAAAAGAGAAGGAGAAAAGAGCGAATACCACGAAAGTGGTGGTAAAGGAAATCCGCTTTACTCCGCATACGGATGAGCATGATTTTACATTCAAGAAAAATCACGCACATAAGTTTCTTGAAGACGGTTCAAAAGTAAGAGCCTATGTGTTCTTCAAAGGAAGAACCATCATGTTCAAAGACCAGGGAAGAGCGATGCTGATGCGTTTCGCCCAGGAACTTGAAGAGGTAGGAAAGATTGAACAAATGCCGGTTCAGGATGGAAAGAAAATGATAATTTTAATCGGACCAGGAAAAAAGAAATAAGACAATATAATTCTACAGACGATGCCAAAAATGAAAACCAACTCCAGTGCCAAGAAGAGATTCAGAGTCACTGCATCTGGAAAAATAAAAAGGAAGCACGCTTACAAAAGCCACATCCTTACCAAGAAATCAAAAAAGCGAAAGCGCCATCTTTCTCACGCAGCATTGGTTCACAAATCCAATCTGCCAAGAGTAAGAGCTATGCTTTGTATATAATTTTTAATTCATAATTTTTAACATCTAAGTCATGCCACGTTCAGTCAACAGTGTAGCGTCCAGAGCACGCAGAAAAAAAATCCTCAAGCGCACACGCGGCTATTGGGGGAAAAGGAAAAACGTTTGGACCATTGCAAAAAACGTTTATGAAAAAGGTCAGACCTACGCGTATCGCGGAAGAAAGGATAAAAAAATTGTGTATCGCGGAATCTGGATTCAGCGCATCAATGCGGCAGTTCGTCCGCTTGGTCTTTCGTATTCAGAATTCATAGCTAAAGCCACCAAGAAGAACCTCGGACTGAACCGAAAAGTTCTGGCTGATTTGGCTTTGAATCATCCAGATGCATTTAACGCTGTTGTTGCTGCTGTAAAATAAAATTGAAAGCCCATCCCAAATCCTTCCCGAATGGAAGGACTTTCAGATTTATAAATATAATATTGTTTTCACCCTCCCTTCGGGAGGGAAGTGGTGGGCTTCATTGCTTGTTTCCTGTAGTGCGCGGGGCATGCAATCCTTCATAAAACTGGTAGATGAAAACTGTTAGCTGCAAAACATTTTCATCTTTATCAAATTCAAATTTAGATTTCATATTCCCTTTTTTGTCGTAGCGCATCTGGTAAATGCGGTATAATTGGTTGTTGGAAACAAAATGATGAAGTTCAATATTGTTTCCTTTCTCATCATACTTATAAAGCCATTTCTGATAAACATTTCCATATGGGTCATATTCTTTTTTTTCAGTTACATTTTGTTTTCCATCATAGGTAAATGCCCATTTATGTGAAATGGTTCCGTTTACATCATAATAATCTTCTTCAGAAATATTCTGTTGTGCATCATACATGTAAATCCATTTCTGGTCCTTTCCTTTTTTGTATTCCGATTTCTTTTCCATTTTTTTTCCGTTCTCAACGGATGTATAGTTCCATTTTTCATAAATAATTTCATCGCCTGAGCCACCTACTTTCTTCGATTCAATGCCGTTATCATCATAAAAATACTGACAGGAATAATTCGGATTACCTTTCGTATCATAGTAGATTTCTTCGGATCGGTTTCCTTCTCTGTCAAACCGTTCAAATGAAGTTTTCTTCCCCTTCTTCTCCTGAATTCCTTTTGGATAGAGAAATGTCCAGCCGTAAACCATCCACACTTTATTTTCTTTATATAAACCTAAGCGCTGTAGCTTGGAATAATCGCCATTATAAATTTGCGCGGATGAAAACGGAGAAGGAGGAATCAGTAAAGAAAAAACCAGGAACAATATGGCGAATGTTTTTTTCATCTGAAAAAGATTTTTAAAGGTAGGGCAGGCAGGGATTTTAGTAATACTTTAGCAGGGAATGTTTCAACAGGCATTTGTTAATCTTCATGCTTCTAAAAGTAGATTCAAATAATCCGGAAGAAAGCAAAATCAGGTACATCGCTGAATGCCTGAATGATAATGGCGTAATCATTTATCCTACTGATACAGTTTACGGCATCGGTTGCAACATACGCAGTCCGAAAGCGATTGAAAAGATTTGCCGTATTAAAGGAATCAAAGTGGAGAAAGCAAATTTCTCATTCATCTTTTACGATCTGAGCCATCTTTCAGATTTTACCAAGCAGATAGACACGCCTACTTACAAAATCATGCGCAAGGCATTGCCAGGTCCGTTCACTTTTATTCTTCATGCAGGAAGTGAGATTCCGAAAATATTCCGGAGCAGAAAAAAAACGATTGGCATACGTGTTCCTGATAACGAAATCTGCAGAAGTATTGTTAAAGAGCTCGAAAGTCCTTTAATGAATTCTTCTCTTCATAATGAAGAAGATGAAATATCAGAATACCTCAATGACCCTGAAGAGATTCACAATAAATATCACAAACTGGTTGACATTGTAGTTGACGGAGGATTCGGAAATCTTATTGCATCAACCGTGGTGGATTGTTCCACCGGGGGAACAAATATTATCAGGCAGGGATTGGGAATTATTGAAGGCTACTGAATTCTACGAACGAAGTTTTTTAAACGCTTCTCCCATAAATTCAATAATGTTTCTTGCAATCAGACCTTCTTCACACAGATGCTCTGCGGCTAAATCACCTGCAAGTCCGTGCAGATAAACTCCAAGAACGCTCGCCTGCTTTGAATCATATCCTTGCGCAAGTAATCCGGTAATAATTCCCGTGAGAACATCTCCGCTGCCAGCAGTTGCCATACCGGGATTTCCTGTTGAATTAAAATAAACTTCGCCATCAGGACACGTAATACAGGTATGAGCACCCTTCAAAACAACATAAACATTATGCTTTATTGAAAATTCTTTTTGAAGTTGGAAACGTTCATAGTCATTATCCGTATCGCCCGCCAATCTTTTGAATTCTCCGGGATGAGGGGTAAGAATAGAATTTTTCGGCAGAAAAGAAATCCATGTTTTATTTTCAGAAAGAATGTTGAGCGCATCCGCATCAAGAACTAATGGGAATGTTGAATTCTGAATAAGTACTTTCAGCGCATTCTGAGTTTCACTTTCTGTTCCGATTCCTGGACCAATTCCTGCTGCATTGTATTTATTCAAAGAAATAGCATCAGAAATGAATTTTTCAGAAGAATCTGTTTCAACCATCACCTCTGGATTTGTCGTTTGGAGAATTTCGTAGCCGCATTTAGGAATGTGAACGGTCACTAATCCCACACCAGCTGAAAGACAAGCGCGGCTTGCAAGAACACATGCTCCCATCTTTCCGTAACTTCCGGCAACGATCAGCGCATGACCGAAAGTCCCTTTATGGGAAAATTTATTTCTCGGCTTTAAAATAAATCGCACATACTCTTCTGTTAGAAAATAATTTTTTGAAGACAGTGATGCAATGAACTCTTCATCAAGACCTATATTCAGAATAGAGAAATCTCCAAAGTACTTTTCATTCTCAGGAAATATAAAAGCAAGTTTCGGTACTTGAAATGTCAGCGTGTGATTGGCGTGAACAATAACGGTCTTTTCGTCAGAAGAATTCTTTTCAGAAAATAATCCTGAAGGTATATCAATCGAAATGACAGGACAGTTGGATTTATTAATAAAGATAATTGCTTCAGCAGCCAATCCTGTAACGGATTTGTTTAATCCGGAACCGAAAATAGCGTCTATTATTAATGATGATTGACGAATAACAAATGACGAATGAATCTGTTCTGCTGAAGTAATATTATGAACCTTTACTGCCTTTACTTTTTCCAAACGTTTTTCATTAATTAGAAAATCTTCCGAACAATTATCAGAATAGCGAATAATAAAAACCTCAACCTTAAACTTCTTCTTAGCGAGTAATCGCGCAATTGCCAATCCGTCACCTCCGTTATTTCCAAGTCCGCAGAAAATACTTACCTGCCTTTTCTCTCCCTTCAGGATTGAAGAGGAAGCAAGCCACTTCACACAGGCAGCTGCTGCCCGTTCCATCAGGTTGATGGATTTTATCGGTTCGTGCTCAATCGTGTAAGCATCGGCTTTGCGCATTTCTTCTGAAGAAATAATTTTCATCTATAAACAATTAAACGATAGATAAAGTTAATCAATACTGCCGATACGGTGAAAAGAAAAAGATATTTCAAATAGATACCGCCATTTCTGAATTTGAATGCAAGATGCATAGAAAGAAAAATGATCAACGAAAGAAACAATATCAACGGAGGATAGGCATGAAACGAATGTGCAAATTCTCCCTTCAATAAAAAAACAAATGCCCTCTGCGTACCGCAGCCGGGGCATTCTATTCCAAAAGCTGATTTAAAGAAACAAGGTAACTGGTGATTTTCCAGCCAAGTAGTTATTGTTTCAAAAAACATCGTTAATGCGTATTCCCCATTGCGGAGAAAATCGAAGTCAGCGCTACTCCGTAAATAACAAGAACAACCACTACATACAAAAGGAACAAAGCTGATAATATTACACCGATGATGCCGCAAACTTTGCCGGCATTCGCATTGTTGAATGACGATTGAGAATAAACTCCCGGGTTTTCTTTATAAAGTTTCACTGCTTTACTTCCAAGAATCATTGCAATGATTCCGCATGCAAGCCCGGGGATTCCGTAACAAATGCAAGTAGGAATTGAAATAATTCCGAGAACTAGTGCTGCAGTTGCGTTGGGTAACACCGGCTGCATTCCGATTGGTGTTTGCGGGATTGGCGGCTGATTTTGATTTTCCATGAAAGTTATTTGTAATGAGTTAGTAAATATTTCGTCAAATGTAAAAGAATTATCAGAAAGAAAATGGAATTATTTTTATGATAAATGCTGATGAATTTTCAACACTTGTTCAATCAACGAATGCTTGCTGTCATTGATGATTATTGTGTCAGAATATTTTTCTCTTTCTCTGTCAGGAATCTGCTCTTTAATCCGCTTTTCTACTTCCAACTTCTCTACCTTATCTCTTAGTATTATTCTATTTAATCTCAGTGATTTAGGAGAGCTTACAGAAATAAGATAATCAAGTTCTTTATTGGCACCGCTCTCAATCATTATTGCTGCTTCTTTTATCACGTATTTTACACCTTTATGTTTCTTTTTCCAGTCAAGAAATTTTTTCCTGACAAGAGGATGAATCAGCGCATTTAACTTTTCCAGAGAAGGCTTATCATTGAATACGATTGCCGCAAGCTTCCTTTTATCAATGGTCTGATCTTTTGCAAGAATTTTATTGCCGAATAGTTTTATAACTTTTGATTTAATCTTTGTATCATCATAAAGTTTTTTAGCTTCAACATCCGCGTAAAAAACAGGCACTCCAAACAACTCAAATATCTTGCAGACTGTTGTCTTTCCGCTTCCGATTCCGCCAGTGATACCAATCACTTTCATCTCAAAGAAGGATTTAACTGAACTGTATCAGTAAGCGTTCTGAGCAATTTAAAATTTTCTCCTAACTGTTTTGCTATTGTTTTCATATAAGAATTCGGAAGGAAATAATAGACTTCCGGGTTTCTATCACGCTTCAGTTTTCTGAAATCAATCTGAACTTCTCTTATTTCATATTTCAAAAGGTCATATCCATCCGCTTCTACTTCTACATAAAGCGTCTCGGATATTCTTGATGTTCCGAATAGTGTTTTAGGTAGATTAGTGAATTGGATTCTTACCGGAAGATTCTCAATTTGTTTCTTTGATAAATTCATCTGAAGCCAGGCGAAAAATGAAATCAGAAAGCATACAATAAAAACAAAGACTTTTTTGTTGAGCTTAACTTCAGAACGCTGATTCCAAAATTTAAGAAAGTCTGTTCTCAAGGCTGGTTATTTTTTCTCTTTTTCCTTATTAAGCGCCT contains the following coding sequences:
- the rpmI gene encoding 50S ribosomal protein L35 — encoded protein: MPKMKTNSSAKKRFRVTASGKIKRKHAYKSHILTKKSKKRKRHLSHAALVHKSNLPRVRAMLCI
- the thrS gene encoding threonine--tRNA ligase, yielding MITITFPDGNTKQYEAGVSALDVAKSISEGLARNVLAAKVTPLSQGRGDGGEGIWDATRPITFDAKILFLTWKDEEGKSTMWHSSAHLMAEALEVFYPGVKFGIGPPVEGGFYYDVDLGDKTISSEDFKKIEDKILELARQKNPYVRKEVSKKDALEYFKKKGDEYKLELINELQDGQITFYQQGNFVDLCRGPHIPNTGFIKAVKLMNIAGAYWRGDESKKQLTRIYGITFPAQKELEEHLKMLEEAKKRDHRKLGKELKIFTFDDDVGPGLPLWLPNGAVIIEQLETLAKNAEEKGGYKRVRTPHIAKESLYLTSGHLPYYAESMFPPMDMDGEKYYLKAMNCPHHHKIFAALNSSYKDLPLRLAEYGTVYRYEQSGELFGLMRVRSMQMNDAHIYCTKEQFAQEFIAVNEMYLKYFKIFGIEKYVMRFSTHSPEKLGKKYVNEPELWLQTEDMVRKVLIDSKIPYKEVPDEGAFYGPKIDVQIFSTIGREFTLATNQVDFAQPKRFGLSYINSQNQNETPICIHRAPLGTHERFIGFLTEHYAGNFPVWLAPEQVAILPISDKFNGYAKNILDLLKKYYIRASFDDRSEKIGKKIRDAEMMKVPYMMIIGEKEIDSGSVSVRKHGQGDLGMQNAEEFAQKLKEEVDRIIQFEV
- a CDS encoding NAD(P)H-hydrate dehydratase, translating into MKIISSEEMRKADAYTIEHEPIKSINLMERAAAACVKWLASSSILKGEKRQVSIFCGLGNNGGDGLAIARLLAKKKFKVEVFIIRYSDNCSEDFLINEKRLEKVKAVKVHNITSAEQIHSSFVIRQSSLIIDAIFGSGLNKSVTGLAAEAIIFINKSNCPVISIDIPSGLFSEKNSSDEKTVIVHANHTLTFQVPKLAFIFPENEKYFGDFSILNIGLDEEFIASLSSKNYFLTEEYVRFILKPRNKFSHKGTFGHALIVAGSYGKMGACVLASRACLSAGVGLVTVHIPKCGYEILQTTNPEVMVETDSSEKFISDAISLNKYNAAGIGPGIGTESETQNALKVLIQNSTFPLVLDADALNILSENKTWISFLPKNSILTPHPGEFKRLAGDTDNDYERFQLQKEFSIKHNVYVVLKGAHTCITCPDGEVYFNSTGNPGMATAGSGDVLTGIITGLLAQGYDSKQASVLGVYLHGLAGDLAAEHLCEEGLIARNIIEFMGEAFKKLRS
- the rplT gene encoding 50S ribosomal protein L20; translated protein: MPRSVNSVASRARRKKILKRTRGYWGKRKNVWTIAKNVYEKGQTYAYRGRKDKKIVYRGIWIQRINAAVRPLGLSYSEFIAKATKKNLGLNRKVLADLALNHPDAFNAVVAAVK
- a CDS encoding translation initiation factor IF-3 — encoded protein: MAAPFYRPRPFQPRGGRFQKREDLHKINGRITHPQVRVVGEGIEARVVSIEEALRIAADAGVDLVEISSEATPPVCKVIDYKKFLYELKRKEKEKRANTTKVVVKEIRFTPHTDEHDFTFKKNHAHKFLEDGSKVRAYVFFKGRTIMFKDQGRAMLMRFAQELEEVGKIEQMPVQDGKKMIILIGPGKKK
- a CDS encoding dephospho-CoA kinase; translated protein: MKVIGITGGIGSGKTTVCKIFELFGVPVFYADVEAKKLYDDTKIKSKVIKLFGNKILAKDQTIDKRKLAAIVFNDKPSLEKLNALIHPLVRKKFLDWKKKHKGVKYVIKEAAIMIESGANKELDYLISVSSPKSLRLNRIILRDKVEKLEVEKRIKEQIPDREREKYSDTIIINDSKHSLIEQVLKIHQHLS
- a CDS encoding DUF2752 domain-containing protein translates to MENHQLPCFFKSAFGIECPGCGTQRAFVFLLKGEFAHSFHAYPPLILFLSLIIFLSMHLAFKFRNGGIYLKYLFLFTVSAVLINFIYRLIVYR
- a CDS encoding threonylcarbamoyl-AMP synthase; amino-acid sequence: MLLKVDSNNPEESKIRYIAECLNDNGVIIYPTDTVYGIGCNIRSPKAIEKICRIKGIKVEKANFSFIFYDLSHLSDFTKQIDTPTYKIMRKALPGPFTFILHAGSEIPKIFRSRKKTIGIRVPDNEICRSIVKELESPLMNSSLHNEEDEISEYLNDPEEIHNKYHKLVDIVVDGGFGNLIASTVVDCSTGGTNIIRQGLGIIEGY